Proteins co-encoded in one Prevotella sp. E13-27 genomic window:
- a CDS encoding class I SAM-dependent DNA methyltransferase — MADSTISNKVWNIAGILFDGGVSNSDYLEQITYLLFLKMVDEDMKMPEELRWNNWRNLELPTDCDWSLLMSKSGEELKEHYGKILSLLSKKTGMIGEIYRGAQNKIQTPEHLRKVIQMIDGTQWNSLSEDVKGDIYESLLERIAQDTKSGAGQYFTPRALIKTIVKCVNPELGKVIVDPCCGSGGFLLAAKDFLQGKYTTMTGKQTDDLKLHTFYGTEIVPNTYRLCLMNLLLHGIGEFGGVPPIKCADSLASAPGDNDLCEYVMTNPPFGKKSSTTIEVQEEDKETGEMVTKLKKAQDNYVRADFIATTSNKQLNFLQHIKSLLKVGGTAAVVLPDNVLFEGGAGETIRKNLLKTCDLHTILRLPTGLFYAQGVKANVLFFEKKPTSENAQTKEVWIYDYRTNVKHTLKQNPLRETDLQDFVDCYRPDDRHHRQETYHAESNPDGRWRKFTYDEVLGRDKTSLDITWIKQGEESEDLSLPELISIIKEKSNNITEAVAELEKLLENLES; from the coding sequence ATGGCAGATTCTACAATAAGCAACAAAGTATGGAATATCGCTGGCATTCTGTTTGATGGCGGCGTTTCAAATAGTGACTACTTGGAGCAGATAACCTATCTTCTTTTCCTCAAAATGGTTGACGAGGACATGAAGATGCCCGAAGAACTCCGGTGGAACAACTGGCGCAATCTGGAACTTCCTACCGATTGTGACTGGTCACTGCTCATGTCGAAGTCAGGCGAGGAACTGAAGGAACACTATGGAAAGATTCTCTCCCTTCTCTCTAAGAAAACAGGTATGATTGGCGAGATTTACCGTGGCGCACAGAATAAGATACAAACTCCAGAACATCTGCGTAAGGTTATCCAGATGATTGACGGCACACAATGGAACTCCCTGAGTGAAGACGTGAAAGGCGACATCTATGAAAGCCTGTTGGAACGTATTGCTCAGGACACTAAGTCTGGTGCAGGGCAGTATTTCACCCCTCGTGCCCTGATTAAGACCATTGTAAAATGCGTCAATCCCGAACTTGGAAAGGTCATCGTAGACCCATGCTGCGGTTCTGGAGGTTTCTTACTTGCTGCTAAAGATTTTTTGCAAGGAAAATACACAACGATGACAGGCAAGCAGACCGATGACTTGAAACTGCATACTTTTTATGGAACCGAGATTGTTCCTAACACCTATCGACTCTGTCTGATGAACTTGCTGTTGCATGGTATCGGTGAGTTTGGCGGTGTGCCTCCCATCAAGTGTGCAGATTCGCTTGCTTCTGCTCCTGGTGACAATGATCTTTGTGAATATGTGATGACCAATCCTCCTTTCGGAAAGAAGTCATCAACGACGATTGAGGTACAGGAAGAGGATAAGGAAACTGGTGAAATGGTCACAAAGCTCAAAAAAGCACAAGACAATTATGTAAGGGCAGACTTTATAGCTACCACGTCCAATAAACAATTGAACTTCTTACAACACATCAAATCGCTGCTGAAAGTTGGTGGAACAGCTGCCGTCGTGCTTCCTGATAACGTACTGTTTGAAGGTGGTGCAGGTGAAACTATCCGCAAGAACCTGTTAAAGACTTGCGACCTGCATACAATTCTCCGTCTGCCTACAGGATTGTTCTATGCCCAGGGTGTAAAGGCTAATGTGCTATTCTTTGAGAAGAAACCCACCTCAGAGAATGCCCAGACTAAAGAGGTCTGGATTTACGACTATCGTACCAATGTCAAGCATACGCTGAAACAAAATCCTTTGCGCGAGACTGACCTTCAGGATTTTGTGGATTGCTATCGTCCCGATGACCGTCACCATCGTCAGGAAACCTATCATGCAGAGAGCAATCCAGATGGTCGTTGGCGTAAGTTCACATACGACGAGGTGCTGGGACGTGACAAGACCAGTCTTGATATTACTTGGATAAAACAAGGTGAAGAGAGCGAAGATCTCTCGTTGCCAGAGCTTATCAGTATCATCAAAGAGAAAAGCAACAACATCACTGAGGCTGTTGCAGAACTGGAGAAACTTCTTGAAAATCT